The genomic window CAATCGGCGCGATGGCAATATCAAACCTCTTGATGGTAATCCACTCTTCATTCTCAGCTCTCTCCCTTCCCTGTTTTGGTTTCAAGACAAAATTTGGCAAGAGATGATATGAAGCAAGAGTATTAGGCTGTTGTAGTGTATTTGATGTTACTGTTTCTTTGTTACTGCAGAAAACGCATCTTCTGGGAGTCCTACTAGAGTCTCTACTATCTATGGCGTAGGAGGAACTATTAGGCTCTTAGCAGGTGGAAAATGTTTTTCAACATTTCTCTATGTACTGTGTTGGGATCCAACAGTGATTTTTATATGCTGGTTTCGATTTCATTCATATATAGGAACATACTTGCTAGTTATAACGTCTCGGGAGGAAGTTGGAAATTTTCTCGGTTTACCGATTTTTAGAGTTACGGCTATGAAATTCTTACCTTGCAATGAGGCTTTGAGGTTTGCTACTGCTCAAGAAGTAAGGTTATTGTGAATTTCAATCGATATACGATTTTGTAGGGGTTTTGGAGTTTATGAACAAGTTAAGTTGTCTAAAGAACTTGGTCACTGGCTTTTGCAGAAAAAGGACGAAACATATTTTAGGACTCTGTTACAAGCACTTGAGACAACCCCTGGATTGTATTTTTCGTATGAAACAGATCTAACATTGAAGTAAGTTTCACTATCTCATGATATTAAGAGTTTTAAGTAGTTCCGCGGCTTGAGTTAGATACATTCATCCAATTTTACAGTCTTCAAAGAAGGTGCAAGCTAGCTGAAGGTTGGAATCGTAAGCCTATGTGGAAGCAGGTTGTTTATTCGTAtgattttttatctttaaaaaaagtATCTTCTTTGGATCCAGTGTCTGAATTTAAGTTCATCGCGTTAAAGTTAGGCTGAAGGTTTATTTGCTTGTCAGGCTGACCCTCGATATGTTTGGAACTGGCATCTTTTGGAGGACTTAATTGAATGCAAAGTAAGTTGTGTGgtttaaatttaattgattttcatTCCTTGTCAAACGTTAATGATCTAACCTTCTCTTATTGTGGCAGCTGGATGGTTTTATTATTCCTATACTTCAAGGAAAtatccttttctttatcttcttaatCTTCTGTTTAGCTTGTTCTTGGACTGTTTATAGATGTAATGTTGCGTTTTTCAAATATGCTTTTTAATAGACAGTACTCCAATACATGTTGTTTGATATTAACCAAGGCTTAAGTTACCAAGTTGCTGAGCTAAAGCTCAAGAATTCTCCTGCTGTGGTATCGATAATGTCCAGGCGCTGTACACGACGTCTAGGTAGGGTTTAATTAGTTCTGCCAGAAAATTCAGTGGCATCCATGTTTGTTTGACAGTCTTATTGGAATTGGCATCCCAGGTACACGTATGTGGAGAAGAGGAGCCAATCTTGAAGGGGACGCTGCTAATTTTGTCGAATCTGAACAAATAGTGGAGATTAATGGTTTCAAGTTCTCATTATTGCAGGTATATCCTTGTTAGGATCTCATTCATGTGCAGTGTCTTCTTAAAATGATAGTTTCATGCTTCGATACTGGTTTATTTGCAGTAGCTGTGgaattatatttattgatgATATGAAATGCTGTGTGGGGTTTCTTTCATAGCCCTGGAAAACTAATATCCTATGTAACTCATTTCAGCTGAATGGTTACactgtttttttaaaaatttgatatgcTTGAAAATGCACTGTTTCATTATTTGGGTTCTTCATCTCTCAACTTAGTTTATTATACCttgcttttctctttctctgtgtttAAGGTTCCCTTTCATTTCTTGCGATTGTAACTGTCTTGCTTTCACTGACTAGGTTCGAGGTTCAATCCCACTTCTTTGGGAGCAGATCGTTGATTTGAGTTATAAGCCACGGCTTAAGATAAATAAGCATGAAGAGACGGTACctttttatgattttcttactagattaattatatgatGTCCAGCACTCAATCTTAATAAGCTAAATTTCTGCCTCCAGCCAAAAGTTGTACAGCGCCATTTCCATGATCTTTGCCAAAGATATGGAGAAATTATGGCAGTTGACCTAACAGATCAGGTTAATTTCTTTGTTCCCCattcctgaaaacaaaattaaatggCACTAAACATATGTGCACTTTGAAATCTATGACATCTGAACTCCACCTCTAGTACAGTTTCTGCTCTGGAATTTTCACTTACTTACTTTCATTGTATGATTAACTTTGTCTCTCACACGTGACTTATTAGCATGGAGATGAAGGTGCATTAAGCAAAGCATATGCCACCGAGATGGAGAAGCTTCCTGATGTGAGGTAAAAATCTGTATGCACATCGACGCATTTACCTTCTACCCGTCAGTCTTATCATTTCTGTATTTGGTTATCGTTCGGGATACCTCTTAGCGTACACTGTGAATTTTTGCTATTTCGTGACACTTGAACATTTTGTCGTTTGTTTGGATATCTTTTACCTTCTCTTGATTCAAATTGTTCCTCGATCGTACACATCAAATTAATGATAGTTTATGACTCAGATATGTCTCCTTTGACTTCCATCAAGTCTGTGGAACTACAAACTTCGACAACCTGGGGGTACTGTATGAGCAGATTGGGGATGAATTTGAAAAGCAAGGGTAAGAATTACGGTTTTGGTTCTACTCATTTCAGATCTAGAAACTGAGTTGATATGGTTAGCAGTCAGAGGTTGTTCGTTTGGTTTAATTTAGCTAGCGCTGCTATATAGAGAATTTTATTTCACCTGCGACTAATCCAGGCTGAGCAGATATTTCCTTGTAGACGCAGACGAGAACATCCTAGAAGAGCAGAAAGGAGTTATCAGATCTAACTGCATCGACTGTCTTGACCGCACAAATGTTACCCAGGTTTGTTGAATTATTTCTTactctctttcattttcatttctagtAGGCATCTTGATTGGTACGGTATGTTCTATACAACTCATGGGTGATTAGGTGGGACATGTAAAGCACCGTTGGTAAATCCCCTCCATTTGTGTCATTTGAGTTTTTGGGATCTTGGTTGTGCATTTACTAAATTGTTTGCGataaaaaatcattgtttacatatttaaCTTCATGAAATATTGTCTCTGGTTGCACATAACGGCTAAAATCTACTTGCTGTAGAGCCATACAAGCTTGTTAGATGGTTGAAAACTTGTACTTTTCATTGAACTGCTTCTGATTGCagtcaatattttttttgttgtatcaTATGAAAAGAGTTTCATGGGCCAAAAAAGTCTGAATCTACAACTTCAAAGGATCGGAGTGTGCGATTCCACAGAGTGTATATCCACGTTCGAAGATGATTACACAAAGTTCAGAACAAGTAAGTGGTTGTCaccattttcaaaatttcagcGCAGGTTCCAGTTATATAGCTGTAGAATATCTTCTGGCGTACCTCAAAAATTTAATCCTTTGGGTTCACTACTAGTTTGGGCTGAGCAAGGGGACGAGGTTAGTTTGCAATATGCCGGGACATATGCTCTTAAGGGCGACCTCGTAAGGTGAGTAATCTCTGTCTGTGATCCTTCTTAAGATCATATTGATTACAGTTGGCTTACAGAGTTACAGTCTTGTGATAGTGATGATGACTTCTTTTAACCATACATCAACATTGTTAGAAGTTTCCATGCTGTTCTCTCAGACATGAATACACTTGCCATATTACTAGACTGATAACCTGTAATAACAAGCTTGAGTTCTCTGTTTACCTTGGATGCAGTTTTCTCTGAATTGGTATAGGCCTCAGCTTGAATCAATACAATAGTTTAGAAAGACCAtgtaaatgataatatttacatattaGCAATATACGCTATGGGGTATTTTGGTGCAGGTACGGGAAACAGACTATGACTGGAGCTATCAAAGATGGCCTCAGTGCAATGTCGAGATATTATCTGAATAATTTCCAAGATGGTGTAAGGCAGGCAAGTTTCTTCTGCAATTATAATTGAATCAGCAAATTAGAGGTGAGGTATGAAGATGAGAAACTGAAggtagagaaaacaaaattttatttttcaggaTGCTTTGGACCTCATAAGTGGTCGCTACACAGTGGGCACACACAGCCCTTCACAACTCCAGCCCATTGGATCACAACCGTCTGTATGTTCCTCCTAACCGCTTAAGATTGTGTGTTTGCATTATATGTTTTCGTTtacttaataattttttttgtcaaatgaACCCACTACCTTAAACATACTAAAATGTTTCATTAGTTAATTGCAAACGTAAACGCCAAATGAAAATGGCgtttgcatttgcatttgcatttgcaCTTTACTGGAAAACTGCAAATGGTAACAAACTTAGAAATTGCATTTGAAACGATGGAGACcatataattaaacaatttgGTCAAACAGAAGATGCTGACtggattttgtttgttgtggtGAAAATAAAACAGTTTCTGCCGGTAGCATCAGCATTGTTGATAGGTGGTGTAACAGTGACATCTTTCACAATTCATCAAGGTAAAGGCTTGTAATTCATATGATTATACATTACatgattgtattttgattgatttgtttgtgtatgtgtgtgtgtgttgggTGGAAAAAACAGCGGGAAGAAACACGCAGCAGTATCTGGCGTCGGCTTTGTGGGCTGGAGTGACTGCAGGAGTTGTGGCGATGATCAAAGCCAATGGAAGGCACTTGACTTCAAGGCCTCGTCTTTGCCATCTAATTTGATTCCATTTGAATTGAGATTATTTGCGTCTCACATTCTTCCCAAAACCCACACCCACTGTCCCTCTTTGCTTTCTCGTTCAACGTCCGcacaaaccaaaaatcgaACTAAAAGTCTATATTACTGAACTTCTTTATTCAATGCAATCAGTTTTATAAcccaaaataatataagaagatttcttccaaaacatttttttttgttacaggTTGGTAAATTCTTGCGAAATAGAAAACCAACCGTCCAAAAACCGAACTCTGGTCAgtgtaaacaaagaaacacaactTAATTGACACTTTGACATTCACCAAAAGTTATTGACATTGGCAATTTGAATTAATAAAAGGTTAACAAATGGTATTTCCCCCAGTACAAGCCACAAGACGAATCCATATTGCAAGAAGCAATAACTGGATTAAGTTTTGCAACAACGATATTATTCCCCCATTGGACCCTAAATCTTTTTGGGTCAGATTATTTGGCACATTTGTAGATGTAAACCCCACATCACAATATCAATACTAACCAAcagacaacaacaaacaatggACAACCTTTTAACTTAGAGACGGCTACGTGTAGCCGGTTTGAAACTCGCAATACCCGTTACTTCCCTCCCTGTTACTAAGGTGTTTATATCATAAGTCCCTTCGTATGTATAAATGGGTTCAAGGTCACAGAAAGCCTGcaaattttccaaattcatGACTTAACCATGATCTTTCTTCAATAATAGCCAACAACCAAGTCAAATATGAAGATTTGCTCACCTTTGCTACCAGAAAATCTGCTAGAATTCCATTCCCACCAAGTAATTCCCGACCTAGCGAAGCAGTTTCTCTCGCTTTTGATGAAATCCATGCCTAGTGGAAACACATAATTGGTTATGCAAACGATATTATTCAATGTTTACTGAGCTATGTTTGATTAGTAGAATAGATCACAAGCAAAATGTATCTTGTCTCAATACAATATTTTCTGCATTTCGATAGTATAATAAGCATGAACTTCCTGCATTTCGATACAATATTTTCGCATACGATTACGACTATACACGAATACCAGGAGACGTGACTGGTCTCTAAGCGCAATACAGATACATTCACAACTTTCCCTAATCTCTATACACAAACACCTTTATTGTATGTTGCTACACATTCTATTCAAGGAATCAAGTGATGCATCTCATAGAAAATATGACAGGTCTTCTACCAAATGGTTCATAACTCATGAGCACCTATCGTTGTTTAAATATCTTACCCCTACTTATTTCGGCTAGCGTACTGACTATGTAATCAGACAACATGTTTCTCTATTTTGAAAAAGGATTTCTTGTTATAATACCTTTCCTAAACTGGCTTGACCTGGAGTCATCTGACCCGTCTCATACAGCTTGCAGAGACGCCAACCCATTAGAAACATCGCTTGAACGTTACCCAGCATCTGCACAAGCTTCTGTTGGTTTAACTGGAAAGCAGCCAACGGTGCTCCAAACTGTTTCCTCTCCTTCAGATACCTTGAAACAATACATATTAATGGAAAACTGTAAGTAACGAAATGAAAGCTCATACTAGGATTACAGAGATCTGGCGGTTTCCCGGAAATACCTGTGGCACATATCGTAGATTCCCATTGATATGCCGATTGGTTGCCAGGCCACCATTACACGTGAGACAGCCAGAACCTATTCAAGTGTAGacaaacatttaattataacaaagaaaagaggaagatgtGACGTTTTTCTGGTGATAAAGTATTTTAGAGCATTTTGGGGTTATGTAGTAGAATTATCACAACAGTACCTTGCTGGTGTCCTGAAAAGAATTTACCCCAGGTAACCGATCCTCATCTGGAACAAAGACATTCTGTAGTAGAATATCTCCATTTTGAACCATACGTAAACCTATTTTATTTGGGATCTTAGTAGCCTTTAGGCCAGGCGCATCTTTCTTGACTATGAATCTGAAAGAGGGTTGCTGATAAGTTTCTAATGCAGGAAATATAGTCTATATAAGATGAATGAGGAGCCAGACATTAGTCCAGTATGCACTTGATAACGGTCCTTACCAAATTTATTGTTCAGAACATTCAATTGCGTAGCAACCTATTTAGCATTCTTTATGAAAATGGATTTTTACAGCACTACCATAAGATGAAATCAAGAGCCACCTCATTACCTTCAGTTTTCTGGGAACGACCTCTACACCTAAGATACAAAATCTGAGAGATCTAAGAAAGCCAATAATCTGACTTACCCGTTGATTTGGTTAGTTGTTGTATTCCTCGCAAAGATGATCAACAGATCTGCAAAGGTGCTGTTTCCAATCCAACGCTTTTGTCCATTAATTTTCCAACCTCCTTCAACCTGATACAGTAAACCAgtcaaaacaatgaaacattaCTGTACTTGCATAAGTATAGAAAGATAGATACAAGTAACTGAATACTAGGAGAGAAGGCAGCCCCACCTTTGTTGCAGTCGTTCCTAGACCACTTGCATCGCTTCCATTGTCGGGCTCTGTCAAAGCCTTTATAGAAGTCCAATATAGGTAATGGTATCAACAGGATGTTTGTATAACACAATAAAACACTATTCAAGGGATGCAAATCATCTAATTCCAAGATCCACGTACTCACCCAACAAGCCACAGTATTCAATTGAGCCAAAGAAGGCAAATACTTCTCCTTCTGTGCTTCTGATCCACAGAGTGCTATTCTTGACAAAATCAAAGGAAATAAACTTATGCAAATCCTAGAATGATCTTTACTAGGACaactaaatattaaacaagcttagaaataaatattaggTGCTCTTACCAATAGTGAGCATGCCCAAAGAAGAATGCACCAAAATGAAAGTCGAACAACTTGCATCAACTCTAGCTATTTCTGCTGTGGCAATTGCATTGGCGGTGATGGAGAGACCAGGACATCCATAACCCTAAGAAgtcaaaccaaatcaatacTGAAGCTTCTATCCacataatcaaacaaacaaaaacccagaGACAGGCATTGCAAATTACCTTGATCGAGCCACCAGCAACACCCATAGCCCCAAGCTTTGGAGTGATATGGAATGGAAATTCTGCTTTCTCCCAGTACTGAGTAAAACCCAAAGGAAGAACAATGAGATAACGCTAACTATACAatcaaagcaaacaaagaaaaaacaaaacacgtCGAACATGAAGATCTACCTCTGTCATTATTGGAGCAACTTCTTTCTCCATGCATTCCCTCACTTTCTTCCGGATAGCTTGTTCTTCCGGAGTCAGTAGATCATTGAAATGATAATAGTCTGAAGCTGTAAACAGTATATCCACAAATGAGACAGAGAAACAcaataaatcatcaaaatataaatcCTCTGGAAGAAGAAATCCTTACTACAAGGTGGAAATGTAGAGGCTGGAGTTGCTTGAGGAAATGCTACAGACATTTCCATAGGTGGCAAATCAAAGTATGAactcttcaccttcttctcaTTACTAGCTGCAAGACCAAAACACAATTCTTATTTCATAATCAATATTCTCAacactcaaaaccaaaacgcAATGCATAATCTCGTTTCTAATTCCTATATACAACAGATTCCATAAGTTTCAACAATCATGATCCCTAGCATCATCATCTGCAAATGAAACAGTCTGCGAAAAATTCACCATCTGCGTCAAATTACGGTAAACTAACAcgcaaaacaaaatctcattGACCTAATCAACACAATCACCTGTTTGATCGAAATGATCGACACATAAATCATccaaaacgacaaaaaaaaaaagatcgaACGAGCGAGCAAAATAGCTGCATCAAACGATGAGGAAGACGAAACAAGTATACCGTGAAAAAGGAAGAGTATGGGTACGAAAACGAACCTCGATCTGCAGATGAAAGCACCGCCATGGTTATGATAGTGACGGAGAAATTGTTCTTTGGCTTCGTGATGATCGAATGTTGAAGGAAGGATATGAATTGTAATGAGATAGATACTAGTACTCACCAGGATCCGACCCGGTTAAGTCGGAGTATTTGGATTTTTGTaagataatgtttttttcatagaAGTTATCAACTTATcctgatttcaatttttttctgcTGACAAGGACGATATTAACGATAACGACAGGTGATGAAATGTTAGGAATTTTAGCCGTAGAACCTGAAAAAGACGTTTAAAAATCTCGACAAAATCGTTTCGTTAACGTTTCATTGTTGAATTAAACGACAGCGAAATGAACATAACTTGTTGCTATTCCTTTGTCTTTGTCGTATGAATTATAGAAGCTTTGATAATtcattattaataaaagaTTATGAATAGTTACTTTAGCATTTTGATCGTATATGAAGTCTCGAAGATACTACCGGTTATCGCTTCATTGATTCGGAAAGTTTAATTGCTTTTGTTGATGTCGATAGATTCattgttatttgtttctatgtttttatattttttttgtcatgaGACCAAATTGTAGGATttagcaaaaataaataaaaaataaaatcttgaaCCGGTTTTAATCCGTTAAAATTGCTAATCTTGAAACCTTGGTCTTCCATATAGAAATCATGGAGGGATTTGAGACATGCATAATTGGTCGTACGTACGTGTGAGGTGGTGGTGTTACTTAAGACCAAAATTATGCTATATGCAACATGCTACGGAAAAATATTAACTGATGTTGTTCAAGGTGAGACTTGCAAtcatttaaattgtttatagcatatttttcattttaattaagaattttaGCTCGTACTGAGAATGAGATATAAATCAATACAAATTCAACTTTATTGCCAAGCCAATGGGGGACAcatgaaaagaataaaattagaaaatgttAAACGAGATATGAGTGCATTGAAACCTTGTTTTTGTAGCATACTcgagtttttatttatatatggcCCATCATGCTATGCTTTCTCTTTCGCTTATACCATTGAGCTTCGCGACATTTGAGGAAAAGACAAGCCCAACACATTTTACTTTAACAATAACTAATCAACCTCTACTTCTTTtctattaaacaaaatgttaaagggtttttttattttcttataatgcATTCATTTACCTTGTCCTAATGTCCCGATAAATCTTGCCTTTTAAGTTCTTTGACTAGTGGCTACCAAATTCTTTTAGAATCTGTAATGATTATCATTGACCAACTGTGTCTGTGTTTTCCTAAATTTACAAAGACATCACGATGTAAAAGCTTCGGGGTGGATTGTTTATGGAAGCGGTCAAGCAAAGAATATGGATGGGTTCACGAGGAATCACTAGTGTGTGTGAcattatgatattttgttatcGGTTTAATGGATTTTGCCAATTATAAGAGAATCTATGTTGCAAGATGGTAGATGATCGCACTACAAAAAAGTGATGAGCCAAAAATATAGTCACACGTTGTCCAATGGAATCTTCACCACGAAATGAAAAAAGTTCAAGTGATCTTTTGGACGTCATGCAAAAATGGAAGATGATGACGGTTACAAATTGATCTGTCTAGACatcttatcttctttattCATGGCAAGTCTTTGGTACTACTATACGTGTGATGTGAACGCATTTCAGATAAGTTAAGTAGATATATATCTTGTTGTATGTGTGAATGCATCTCCACATCTTGAGATTTGGTTGGTTAACATTGGGTTAAATGTGAACGCGTCTTTGGAatagtatataataataatttagacGCGCGTTTGTTAActttcaaacatttttgtgAACCACGCTCCACCAAATAAGACATGTGGTGGACGTTGCAACTAGATTTACGCATCTTGATGGGTTTCCAAAAATGGTAAGTAGAAATTGGTTTTCTCTCAAAAGCACCAttatttagggtttgggaATGAAAAAAGTTTGTATCTTTATCGTTATGATTTTACTCATGCTAAACCAAAGGTTTCTTCATCGCGTTTTGGACTTCGTCTTATCTACCGCCCTATGTGTTACATGATACGACATATATGATACCcagaaaaaaattcatgtgTGCGGGACAAAAAGCCTCAGatgacttttgattttgaaaaactatgatcatttttaaaaaagttgtagaaattaaatcattttgaaCTATTCGATGCAACCAACCTATCTAAAAATGAAGTAAATTCCGCAATTTTAGATAGATGGACATCCTCAGATCACATCCATTTAAACTACCATAATACACGTAGATGGCTCTAGACCTCTAGTAGAAGATATGATACTACTATCTTTGATATGTCGACATTGGAAGATACATTTTACACCGTAGAGCTTTGTGGATATTTCGAAAGTAATTAGtgtataattcaaatcaattaaatttagatatataaatgtacCATTCTAATGCAAATcctttataacaaaaaaaaaaaggacttTCCCAAAGGCCAAACAAATGATTGTTGACATTGACCACACGATCGTTTAGAAACATCACAAATTTTCAATCTCCTCCTAGTCTCCTAGGCTCATACCACTTACGTTCGCATGTTACATACCTTTTTTGAAATGGCCAGCTCATTTTTGATCAAATGAATACTGGATTTACAATGGGAAAAAATTCTGCATCTATGTTCTtagatttacaaaataaactaGAAATGTTCGTTTTagtattttctttctatgaaATAACTTGTtgttttatgaattatgagtCTAAAAATGGCATATTAGAACCAAAAAAGATTAGCACATGAcatttcaaaatcttaaatggtaacattttcaagatttttattCTATCATTAGTTGTTTCTATCATGAcatttcaaaatcttaaatgGCATATTAgaaccaaaaaattatttgttttattttgtacgTACAATTaccatatttttattcattgtcATAGTTGTTCAGGTGGATCTTAGATATTTCAAAGTATAAAATTTGTGATCGTATTTTAGATGATTACACACATATCACATATGTAATGCACATAATATTTCCAAATTAAaggtaaaatattatttttaccggagtatgtatatattcaatccagattatttttaaaaaattagattttttttgaatgatcAGTCTTATCAAGAATTCAAAAGATAGTGTTGTTGTCAATCAAAAttactaaaagaaaattgtttagtCAACATATATACGTAccttaataaatatttttcttagaatCTAAAGGAATTTACAgatgttaaaataaaatccaatAAAGTGTAAATTTACCAAACAAGTAAAGaccatttttcaaaaagaaaaagaaaccaaggAGACCAAATTATGATTGAGTTTTacaaaatacagaaaataaagaaattaaataaatatcaaaaactcaaaagagacctctcttctctctctctctctctctctcgctacTCTCATCTTCACCGTACGCTTCTTCGATCTACGCTTCTCTCTAGCTATAGCTTCCATTGTCACGATTCCTCCCAAAGCGTAGAATGTGGAACCCTAGATACCTCAAATTCAGCTAGAGATCTATCTACTTTCACCTCTATTACTTTCTACTTCTGAAACCCCTCATCAGAGCTACACACAGTGATGGGAAACTGTTGCAGATCTCCCGCAGCAGTTGCTAGAGAAGACGTGAAATCCAACTATTCCGGCCACGATCACGCCCGCAAAGACGCCGCCGGCGGTAAAAAATCGGCGCCGATTCGAGTTCTAAGCGATGTTCCCAAGGAAAACATCGAGGACCGTTACTTACTCGACAGAGAACTCGGCCGCGGCGAGTTTGGTGTCACTTACCTCTGTATCGAGAGGTCCTCGCGTGACCTACTCGCTTGCAAATCGATCTCCAAGAGGAAGCTTAGAACTGCTGTGGATATTGAAGATGTTAAAAGAGAAGTAGCGATTATGAAGCATTTGCCTAAGAGTTCGAGTATTGTTACTTTGAAAGAAGCTTGTGAGGATGATAATGCTGTGCATTTGGTTATGGAGCTTTGTGAAGGTGGCGAGCTTTTCGATCGGATTGTTGCGAGAGGTCATTATACGGAGCGTGCTGCTGCTGGTGTTACTAAGACTATTGTTGAGGTTGTGCAGCTTTGTCATAAGCATGGTGTGATTCATAGAGATTTGAAGCCCGAgaactttttgtttgctaaTAAGAAGGAGAACTCGCCTTTGAAAGCTATTGATTTTGGATTGTCGATTTTCTTCAAGCCAGGTCTGTTActgcttttgattttaaagTAGATTTCAATTCTCTAGCTTTTATTGTTGATTATTAGTGTTGTTGTAGTGGAATACTGGGTCATAGAGGGAGCTTCTAGTTTAttgtaggatttatgtttcttgattGATACATACCTTTGATGTATTTTGACCAGTTTATTTGGTGTTGATGCTGTTTTTGTAATGCTTACATATGACCAGGTGAGAAATTCTCTGAGATTGTTGGGAGTCCATATTACATGGCACCTGAGGTGCTTAAGCGGAATTATGGACCCGAAATAGATATTTGGAGTGCTGGAGTGATTCTTTATATTCTCTTGTGTGGAGTTCCTCCGTTCTGGGCAGGTCTGTTAACcccttcctctcttctctagTCTTTCGATTTCCTCTGCCGGAGCATTTGCTAGTTTTTCGATTCCTCTGCCGGATTCTTATAATACCTTAGCATGCTAGTCTTTTGTAAATTGTAGTTTCAGccagttttttctttgaaccACAGAGTCAGAACAGGGAGTTGCTCAGGCTATTCTGCGTGGAGTAATTGATTTTAAGAGGGAACCGTGGCCAAACATTTCTGAGACCGCTAAGAATCTAGTCAGACAAATGTTAGAGCCTGATCCAAAGCGTCGGCTGACTGCAAAGCAAGTGCTTGGTACATAGAAGCTACCTTTGCCTTATGCTCTT from Arabidopsis thaliana chromosome 3, partial sequence includes these protein-coding regions:
- the SAC8 gene encoding SAC domain-containing protein 8 (SAC domain-containing protein 8 (SAC8); FUNCTIONS IN: phosphatidylinositol-4,5-bisphosphate 5-phosphatase activity; EXPRESSED IN: 22 plant structures; EXPRESSED DURING: 13 growth stages; CONTAINS InterPro DOMAIN/s: Synaptojanin, N-terminal (InterPro:IPR002013); BEST Arabidopsis thaliana protein match is: Phosphoinositide phosphatase family protein (TAIR:AT5G66020.1).); translated protein: MEIAPSTSRFKLYDQFELLEFPDKYVVKPIESPEEGFSVNRRDGNIKPLDENASSGSPTRVSTIYGVGGTIRLLAGTYLLVITSREEVGNFLGLPIFRVTAMKFLPCNEALRFATAQEKKDETYFRTLLQALETTPGLYFSYETDLTLNLQRRCKLAEGWNRKPMWKQADPRYVWNWHLLEDLIECKLDGFIIPILQGNILFFIFLIFCLACSWTVYRCNVAFFKYAF
- the SAC8 gene encoding SAC domain-containing protein 8 (SAC domain-containing protein 8 (SAC8); CONTAINS InterPro DOMAIN/s: Synaptojanin, N-terminal (InterPro:IPR002013); BEST Arabidopsis thaliana protein match is: Phosphoinositide phosphatase family protein (TAIR:AT3G51460.1); Has 1752 Blast hits to 1640 proteins in 228 species: Archae - 0; Bacteria - 0; Metazoa - 573; Fungi - 577; Plants - 291; Viruses - 0; Other Eukaryotes - 311 (source: NCBI BLink).), with protein sequence MEIAPSTSRFKLYDQFELLEFPDKYVVKPIESPEEGFSVNRRDGNIKPLDENASSGSPTRVSTIYGVGGTIRLLAGTYLLVITSREEVGNFLGLPIFRVTAMKFLPCNEALRFATAQEKKDETYFRTLLQALETTPGLYFSYETDLTLNLQRRCKLAEGWNRKPMWKQADPRYVWNWHLLEDLIECKLDGFIIPILQGSYQVAELKLKNSPAVVSIMSRRCTRRLGTRMWRRGANLEGDAANFVESEQIVEINGFKFSLLQVRGSIPLLWEQIVDLSYKPRLKINKHEETPKVVQRHFHDLCQRYGEIMAVDLTDQHGDEGALSKAYATEMEKLPDVRYVSFDFHQVCGTTNFDNLGVLYEQIGDEFEKQGYFLVDADENILEEQKGVIRSNCIDCLDRTNVTQSFMGQKSLNLQLQRIGVCDSTECISTFEDDYTKFRTIWAEQGDEVSLQYAGTYALKGDLVRYGKQTMTGAIKDGLSAMSRYYLNNFQDGVRQDALDLISGRYTVGTHSPSQLQPIGSQPSFLPVASALLIGGVTVTSFTIHQAGRNTQQYLASALWAGVTAGVVAMIKANGRHLTSRPRLCHLI